TAGTCAAAAGTCAACAGCCccaaaatcctttttttttatcaattcatttttttctgattaaaagaaaagaagtaaacCAGGAATTTCACTTTTTGAACATAAGACTGACACTCTTCAACTATATCATCAATCTGATGTATGTTTAAGTGTAAAAGTATACTTACCTTGATTAACACAAGCAGGCTCGTAAATCACTTGCATTCAAAAGGATAATTAAAGAAtgatgttttattgtttttcttacgAGTACGCCTAATGAAGCACTTCCATTCAAATTAATGATAAACATACCTTCCTATTTCACTTTATACTCGCTTTATGTTACCAACTTTGTAaactattcttattttttattttgaaaaattgattcaatATTTACTTTCTATGTATCTGGATGGGAGTTTCCCATCTTTCTCACTTAGTTGCTTCTTTCTAGTTTTAGGGTATATTTTAATCAATcattgaaaataaacatgaccttttaattttaacttaattttcaattataaaattaaagtaaaaactattgattatttaatataaattaaacttattcCTGACTTAATGCTAtacatgaattttatttatttatttaagatgtattaaaatgagtgaaaaaaaaatctaggaCTTTAAGCATCACCTAGAAAATTCTTATTATTCatacaaacaataataaattaaaaagttgttctTATCCATCAAATAATCGTTAAAACaatgaatgaaatataaaagttaGACATACATTTATGTAAAAGTTTGACAGTgaccaaaagaaaagaaggtatTTAGAAGTAGAAATTTCTTACGGTTACGCCACCACCCCTAACACCCTAATCCTGTCTAAAAGTTATTCAATTCTATTTTTCAACACGCCCACTTCCCTATTATAAAAGGCAGTATCAGCTACCATATGTTACTGCATCATCCAAACATAAATCTGATCACAGAAATAGGAACGTAGAAGATAATTAAAATGTGATCAGCtcctatttttcattcatttttctctattttcttctaTCAAAtacatttcatttttagtttatttctcgttacctttattttttttcttaggtCCATTCAGAGACTTCAAATATTTACATGGATTAAAAAATCCCAGATCCATAGCATATTATAgcattttaaagataaataaaacaaaaggcTAACATgagactttttatttttatttaatttgtaaacacATTCTAGACACGTAAAGTATTCGTGATTTGAGCAGAGGTGTAGCGGAACTTGTGTGGTGACctgtataaatttattaagattTGATTCTGATTTTCAACATGTCCATTTTCCAGTTAAGAAAATGAATAGGGAGTATCATCCCCCGTATGCTAAATAAATGCTAATGCATCATCTGACAAAGCAATTCacagaaataaattaatatcgATAAACCTGGATAGAGGAAATAATTATGTAGTATTAGTTCGTGACCTCTTtgtcaactttttctttatcaGAAGCAACGAAACCTGGTTGATTCGTTGATAAAAGAAGTCTAGCCCACATCCTATCACTCAGCCTGACCGTTTTCTGCCTCTCAGTCACACGCTGCAACAAGATGTTCGGTGATCAGCTGGTGGTATATTACACAATGCAAGGAAAAACAAGCAAAATCATAATATGAGAAACGATGTAGAACAAAATCTCCGACAAAGTTACACACCTAACAGAAACGACTAGTTGTATGGagaaattatcaaataataagtGTTTTTTCACTGAAGATATCCAATTataaaaagcaaacaaaaatgcaGCATCTTGTAAGGGCTTCAGTTTTATATTTGTGGTCAGATCGCGCAGGTAATTTCCGTGGAAAAATTATTTCCAGGgttcaaatttaagaaatttcatCAACGTCCTGGaacattcatatataaaaaaaaaaaaaaaaaaaaaaaaaaaaaaaaaaactgaatattTTTGTGCCTGGCTGGCTGGAAAGCaagctttcttttcttcatctcatCTTTTCTAATAGTTACTACTAGTTATACCAGTTCAATTTTTTTGCCAAAGAAAAAAGTCTCTATAAAGACTAATGTATGGTCTTTTCCTTAATGAATGTAAGAATGAATcactatttttatgttttgtttttttttttttgtagaagaTTGCTGAAGGGAAAGAAACATGGCATGTCGTTAGGGGAGAATCCAGGTGGACGTTAGGAAAGCTTATTCaacaataagaataaataattgattattctaacGTGGGTACAAGGTTTCATCCATTAGGAATTGTTGGTCTTTTGGATGATGAGTATGAATGCCGAGTCTGGACGGCATAGAATTCATTCAATGGCTCAATTTAATAGCCATTCCAATATATTACTCTATTCCACAACCCTTGATGTTTTAGTTTAGAAAggttttcttttcaattgtAGTGTGTAAAAACTGATAACCTAGTGAATAAAACAACACAAGATATTTGAGTAGAACATCTATTAGTAATTAAtagaatatataattgtatCAGAAAATAACAAAGCAAACAAAGATACTAAAAGATTAAGCGTAACCCAATCTTTTGCAAATGAGAGTAATTTACTTGAATTGAATATACACGAGTTAATGAAATAAACCACTCACAGCAATTGGGATATAAGCATGTCTACCGTTCACAGGCCCAACTGTGAAGCCAGTGAATCCAGCCATAGCTCCATGGACAGCACCATGAGCAAGGAGAGTGCAGTAAATGTTGTCTGAGGCATTACTTGGAATAGCTCGAATCATGTACGTTGGATCTATACGAAAGTAACAAACGAGTTTTATAAGGAATATATCAAATTTCAAGATTTCAAGTAGAGCAAGCTGCTCCaagattaaatgattttaaataaattagcgAATAATTACTATATCTCTAGaagaaaaaggttaaaaaatgaaataaattttttcgtACACTTAAATTAACTTACTCACgagttaaaaacaagaatttagaGAAACCATAAGTAGGACTTCTACAAATTAGCTTATAAGTtacttaatttcttttgttcttatttttctgttcTATAAATAATAACGGAATTTTGTGTAAACAAAGTCTATAATGTTCTTAAAATTATTCTTGAATCCCtctttatatatacatacatacatatatatatatatatatatatatatatatatatatatatatatataacattaatctTATAGCTTGCTGAATgaaatgaatgagttaaaattTTTGTCATGATCTGCTGCAAATAAATGTAATGTATATCCATTAGATGAGTCAAATTGCCCAATTGAAGTAGATTCCAGATCTTTTTCACCAATGAAAGTTTACAGGAGCCAGGCTGAAGGATACACCAAAACACACCAAAAATACAACTTTCGACACCTTTtctttgtttagtcttttaGAACCAACTAAGTTGTACGGTCACATTTACTTTCCATATGATACAATACAGTAGCATGTAAAATAGGCAAATATTTAGATCTACTGGATAAGGCATTTGAAGGACATTTCTTCCAAAGATTAACTCATCAAGATATTTGTTAGAGGCAGGCAAccttcattaaaataaataaaaaatattcttgagaaactaaacaaaatacctatatatttcatattcaCTGCCATCTTTCGAAACATTGTGAAATGATTCTGCaataaaaaatgtcaataaAGAGATGGTGAATAACTTAAAAGATGATAAATCCCAGTTTCTGCACTCTACAACGCTCAGCTCAGCCATTTTTGACAGTCGCTCCATAGGTAGTCCTTTCCAGTCTTAAGATGACCATAATAAGGTGGCTTTCAAACAAAGAATAAAGAATAATCAGAAAACTATAGTGCTGAACTAAATTAAGAAGTTAGGATGGGATAGTTGTAAAGTCCACATCAACGAATTTCCAATCTCGGCAATCTCTCTCAGTGTTATGATTAAAAGGAGAGGAAACATAACGTCAAAATGAAACAAGAAAGTTACAGATGACtgtaattgatatttaacatcCGTCTTCTAGCAAGTTAACTGGTCCTATCGGCATAAATCAGATTCTGAAAAGAAATGCAGGACTTTCTTTTGAGTGGATGTTTTTTCTATGGTCATAAGTTCTAAACTCAACTCAACTATCAAAAAGATATCCAATTTTATGCAGTCTCAAGTCCAGTCAATTTAAAGGTGTACATGATACAACTTATACACATCTTCGAATATTATACATCTATAACAGAcacataaatacaaataaaggaAAGATAATGCAACATACTTTGATCTTATCAGATAACCATGGACCAACATCAAGAAGTAGCTTGTTTCCCGATGCATCAGTTTTACCTGCATCATGCCCTTCTGCAGTAACATATTCCTGACCTGCTCCTTCGGCTACCACAATAACTAAATGTCCATTTTCTTTTAGCCTTTCTTCAATAAACTCAAAAAGCCCACCTCTTCCTTCCAAATAAAAGGGAGACTCTGGAATCAAGCAGCAATCCTGTAATGACTCCAGCTATTATCGGCATTTCATTTCCCCTCTtaataatgttcaaataaaaaTCTATCAAGTCAAATAAGAGTTTCATGATGGGTGAAGTGTCATCTAccaagaaaatgaatttttaaaacataaatatctaTTGAAATAAAAAGCACTTCACAGTCAACATGGAAAGTCTTGGAATCTAGGTTTGGACATAAGCTATCTATACAAAACCAATTTGTAACGTAAGAATAAGCTCTATTTAAGTTATATCTCTAGGGAATGTGAGAATAAATCACTCTTCTTGATGTTGAAATTTAAGCAACCCCCCAAAAAAAAGACCGCCACTAAGGCAGGCCAGGTGGTAGCCACGATTAAGGCAGCTTTCCAATGGATAATAGGTGCTATCTAAACAGCTTATTGTCCAGTCCATTCCTGGTCCAGACCAATGGGCTGATGTTCTGACaacttttttctcttattcAGGTCCAAGCTCACAGTGGTTGATCTAACTCAAGAATACTAAGCACATAGAATACTAACGGAAGAATTTATACTAACTCACTTCAAGACTTTGGAGGATGATGATTGATAGCGTTCTATATGCTTTAAGTGGCCAGTTGGAAGAAACTGTGAGTCATTCTTCAGGGTTGCAAGTAGAGTGTGGAGTATTTGTGATAAATGGATTGGAGTAAGTTTTGTAAATCATAATTTACCAGAACAATACAACTTAACCGCCGGATCCAATTAGATCAATTTAGATGGCTTTGAGGCATATAAAGATTTCTTGAGCAGACACGTCTTTCTTTTATATCCACCCGAAACAAAACCAAAAGTTCATCAAGTcacattaaaattttttattgcaACTTCACTTTATGTGTTTCTTTGatccttcctttttcttttaaggCTCATGGACACTCCAGCTTCAGGCTTGGTAAAATCTAAATCAGTAACCCCAGCTTCAGGGTGGGGAAAAATCAAAAGTTGTTTGATTTGTCTAAAGTACAAAGCAGACGCTCCACTATGTACAcaaaatagaatagttatatCTAAAGATattctaatattataattacCGCAAgacaatatattattaaactatttaCTATATTCCAACATTCTTGTAGTCCTCCTCCTACCCCATTTACCATGGATTTGGATCCTCTTCAATTGacattttgtttaataaattttaacaatttattatttaatatgtatggttgaaataaaaactaactAACCCATTATACCACCAAAATAGGCATCCTTGTTCCTCATTCTAGTTataattggtttttattttaacgGTTAGatttagtaataaatataataaatagttaagATCTACTAAACAAATTTCTCCTATTAGCACTAAACAGGAGAGTCTAAATGCCTCgccaatgttttttttttgtcagcaGTGTGCAGATAGTGTTTGTCCTCTGTACTATCTTTCACAACATTGTACTGCTATCCAAATTTACTGAATATAAATACAAAGATCACACCCACATAGGGTACACTTAAAAAATATCCCTTTATTAAGTCTTAAAGTTTATGATGTATCAGACTAATTTGTAGCATgacaaaaagaaacaataatgAAATAGAAATACACTACCAAAAGAATCAGTTCAAATGTGACCATCACTGATAACTGCTGACATTAGATAAATGTCTTACCACATCTCGACTTGCCTGTGTTGCATACATTGCAATGAAACCTGCATATGGAACCTTGTAAAGTTCTAATAACAACATTTCACTCATAGATAAAAGCTCCCATTTTCTGTCATTtcattgaattaaattatttagaaaatttgaaTTGCAATACAAAAAGGAGAGGCAAAAACAGAACATAACATTTCTGTAATACTACTATTTACCACTGTATCTGCCCATCAGCTTCACAATTCCAACTCCATTCTCAACACTTTCAACCTCCACATGTGCAGCATCAATAGCTCTCTGGGCTTCTTCCACAGCAGTTTCAAATCCAAAAGATTTGTCTATCACCTAGatccaaaaacacaaacaagcagAATAACATAACAAATGCTTCCTctaagtatatttattttaataaaaattgtagtATGTGGACAAAAAGTtgacaaacaaatataatatctcCAAGTCAAGACACATGGTTGCACACACACCTACAGAAACCTGAACAGACAGAACAGATACCATTAAAAGTAGAGTTTCATATATAAACAACTAGATACAATCACTGGTTTCCTGAAGAATTTGTCTTTTTCTATGATCTTGGTAGATGGTTGGAAGACTTGCCCAGTTGGAAAGCCGTTCTATGATGTCTTTGCCAGGAGTTTTGGGTTGTAACATGttcaaataattattctataaatCAAACTACAAGAATATTTCACTAATGGCCTAAAAATCTCCATGTAAGTATAAATTCAGAATATATCATGGGCTAAGAACTTACAGCAATATCATTATCAATTGTTTTCGGAATCCCAGCCACAGCTACTTGAAGACCACGCCTTATAACTTCCTTCATAAAAAAGATGATTATATTACATTATTCCATAAAGATAACTACATAAATGAGGGAACGGATTCAGTGTAGTGACAGTACCACAGCAGAGGATCTTAGccttttattaatataacaattttattataaaataataaaatagtaacaggAGGAAGATAAGACCTGacaatctcattttttttcactGCACGAAATCCAATAACTGTTTTCGTGAAAGTAACCTATTACCTCATAGATAAGTGAAGCTCCTTTCTGCGTACCATCACCCCCAATAATGTATACCTAACATAGAAAGATCAAATCATCTTTGGTTCAGACATCGTGTCCaaatttgat
This genomic interval from Vigna radiata var. radiata cultivar VC1973A chromosome 8, Vradiata_ver6, whole genome shotgun sequence contains the following:
- the LOC106772371 gene encoding ATP-dependent 6-phosphofructokinase 4, chloroplastic isoform X1, giving the protein MTDLSVSSSSLAKTLLPPFSFSLRPNVPKRLRFCRKSASFLRKPSSISRQNKLAVVTAIQVSTQSENDGFVLEDVPHLTNFLPDLPSYPNPLRKSQAYSIVKKNFVSPEDVVAQNVAIQKGSPRGVHFRRAGPREKIYFEPEEVRACIVTCGGLCPGINTVIREIVCGLNIMYGVHDILGIEGGYKGFYSKNTLMLTPKLVNDIHKRGGTFLRTSRGGHDTHKIVDNIEDRGINQVYIIGGDGTQKGASLIYEEVIRRGLQVAVAGIPKTIDNDIAVIDKSFGFETAVEEAQRAIDAAHVEVESVENGVGIVKLMGRYSGFIAMYATQASRDVDCCLIPESPFYLEGRGGLFEFIEERLKENGHLVIVVAEGAGQEYVTAEGHDAGKTDASGNKLLLDVGPWLSDKIKNHFTMFRKMAVNMKYIDPTYMIRAIPSNASDNIYCTLLAHGAVHGAMAGFTGFTVGPVNGRHAYIPIARVTERQKTVRLSDRMWARLLLSTNQPGFVASDKEKVDKEVTN
- the LOC106772371 gene encoding ATP-dependent 6-phosphofructokinase 4, chloroplastic isoform X2; amino-acid sequence: MTDLSVSSSSLAKTLLPPFSFSLRPNVPKRLRFCRKSASFLRKPSSISRQNKLAVVTAIQVSTQSENDGFVLEDVPHLTNFLPDLPSYPNPLRKSQAYSIVKKNFVSPEDVVAQNVAIQKGSPRGVHFRRAGPREKIYFEPEEVRACIVTCGGLCPGINTVIREIVCGLNIMYGVHDILGIEGGYKGFYSKNTLMLTPKLVNDIHKRGGTFLRTSRGGHDTHKIVDNIEDRGINQVYIIGGDGTQKGASLIYEEVIRRGLQVAVAGIPKTIDNDIAVIDKSFGFETAVEEAQRAIDAAHVEVESVENGVGIVKLMGRYSGFIAMYATQASRDVDCCLIPESPFYLEGRGGLFEFIEERLKENGHLVIVVAEGAGQEYVTAEGHDAGKTDASGNKLLLDVGPWLSDKIKNHFTMFRKMAVNMKYIDPTYMIRAIPSNASDNIYCTLLAHGAVHGAMAGFTGFTVGPVNGRHAYIPIALITEHLVAACD